In a single window of the Montipora capricornis isolate CH-2021 chromosome 11, ASM3666992v2, whole genome shotgun sequence genome:
- the LOC138024800 gene encoding fibroblast growth factor receptor 2-like produces MDWSRIVSELHKQNKKIARKAVVKALFWFMVQRTAKDIKPLNSCEIPPERIESLEEVGQGAFGKVHKAKLIDGLEFFNKNTKDWCEKNFKYKIVAVKELHENATEEQKYEFLDEIETMKVVGKNPNVLNFVGCWTTATPLRLIVEYIPHGDLLQWLRAKRSKIKTSTVGATVVDEDEEMYNGAREQNSTTDQISEGVPQVSLLAPFLYLLYVIDLPKFVSPCTSMALYADDAKCYRVVRRQEDCEALQNDLYGLFNRTASWGLSFNVEECEGSLKNL; encoded by the exons ATGGATTGGTCTCGCATAGTCTCAGAGTtgcataaacaaaacaaaaagatagcAAGAAAGGCTGTTGTGAAAGCTCTATTTTGGTTTATGGTCCAAAG gacAGCAAAGGATATTAAACCACTGAATTCCTGCGAAATTCCTCCGGAGAGAATAGAATCATTGGAAGAGGTGGGTCAAGGAGCATTTGGGAAGGTGCACAAAGCCAAATTGATTGACGGATTGGAGTTCTTTAACAAGAATACCAAAGACTGGTGTGAGAAAAATTTCAAGTACAAGATCGTTGCTGTTAAAGAATTACATG aaaacgCCACTGAAGAGCAGAaatacgaatttttggatgagATTGAGACCATGAAGGTAGTGGGAAAGAATCCAAACGTGCTGAATTTCGTGGGCTGTTGGACCACAGCTACTCCACTCCGTCTGATTGTCGAGTACATTCCTCATGGCGACTTACTTCAGTGGTTGAGAGCGAAGAGAAGCAAG ATAAAAACATCTACCGTTGGAGCTACCGTCGTTGACGAAGATGAAGAGATGTACAACGGAGCAAGGGAACAGAACTCAACTACGGATCAG ATCTCAGAGGGTGTTCCTCAGGTCAGCCTGTTGGCTCCGTTCTTATATCTTTTATACGTGATCGACCTCCCCAAGTTTGTCAGCCCATGCACCAGTATGGCTCTCTATGCTGATGATGCGAAGTGTTATAGAGTTGTTCGTCGTCAAGAGGACTGCGAAGCCCTGCAAAATGATTTGTACGGTCTGTTTAACCGGACTGCATCATGGGGACTAAGTTTTAATGTTGAGGAATGTGAAGGAAGTCTTAAGAATCTCTAG
- the LOC138023834 gene encoding tyrosine-protein kinase receptor torso-like has translation MKVVGKNPNVLNFVGCWTTATPLRLIVEYIPHGDLLQWLRAKRSKIKTSTVGVTVVGEDEEMYNGAREQKSNTDQDGQTEEEKTILHENIGPSISVEENGTEVDASVTIELETPFVTFSSSASNQEDASTNNTTDECDEDCDSFVPLDPVKLAWQVARGMTYISQKGLVHRDLAARNILVGHGKKVKIGDFGLMRHLYHEVYKVDTGKKLPVKWMAPESLFEEIFTTKSDVWSYGVVLWEIATLGGSPYALMKNKQLLENLKAGYRLEKPDMCTDPVYALMRDCWNQDPDERPSFQRLYKRLDDMLEEQEDYFDFGKKDDSKYYYTTQEAKTAEDDELDNLDVVSPRGVSTVSFAIGATCTWVLHSRVKFVYGNNF, from the exons ATGAAGGTAGTGGGGAAGAATCCAAACGTGCTGAATTTCGTGGGCTGTTGGACCACAGCTACTCCACTTCGTCTGATTGTCGAGTACATTCCTCATGGCGACTTACTTCAGTGGTTGAGAGCAAAGAGAAGCAAG ATAAAAACATCTACCGTTGGCGTTACCGTCGTTGGCGAAGATGAAGAGATGTACAACGGAGCAAGGGAACAGAAGTCAAATACGGACCAG GATGGTcaaacagaagaagagaaaacaatATTGCATGAAAACATTGGGCCTTCCATATCTGTGGAAGAAAACGGAACCGAAGTTGATGCTTCTGTTACTATTGAATTGGAAACACCCTTTGTAACGTTTTCATCATCCGCATCAAACCAGGAAGATGCCTCCACTAATAATACAACTGATGAATGTGACGAGGATTGTGACTCGTTTGTTCCACTTGATCCAGTAAAGCTTGCCTGGCAGGTAGCACGTGGCATG aCCTATATTTCCCAGAAGGGTCTGGTGCACAGGGACCTAGCAGCGAGGAACATTCTGGTGGGACACGGCAAGAAAGTCAAAATTGGTGACTTCGGATTGATGCGGCACTTGTACCATGAGGTCTACAAAGTAGACACTGGAAAGAAACTGCCAGTGAAGTGGATGGCTCCAGAGTCACTTTTTGAAGAGATCTTTACCACCAAGAGCGATGT TTGGTCCTACGGAGTGGTTCTGTGGGAAATTGCAACTCTTG GGGGGTCTCCTTACGCACTAATGAAGAACAAACAGCTCTTGGAGAATTTGAAAGCAGGTTACAGACTGGAAAAACCTGACATGTGCACAGACCCTGT gtACGCCTTGATGAGAGACTGTTGGAACCAAGACCCAGATGAACGGCCAAGCTTTCAGCGGCTCTATAAAAGACTTGATGATATGTTGGAGGAGCAAGAGGACTACTTTGACTTTGGCAAAAAGGATGATTCCAAATATTATTATACAACACAGGAGGCAAAGACAGCAGAAGATGACGAACTGGACAACCTAGATGTTGTAAGTCCACGGGGTGTGTCCACGGTAAGTTTTGCAATAGGAGCTACTTGTACTTGGGTCTTGCATAGCAGAGTTAAATTTGTGTATGGAAATAACTTTTAA